One Streptomyces sp. B21-105 genomic region harbors:
- a CDS encoding acyl-CoA carboxylase subunit beta → MSEPEERHEIPGIDIHTTAGKLADLQRRIQEATHAGSERAVEKQHAKGKLTARERIELLLDEGSFVELDEFARHRSTNFGLENNRPYGDGVVTGYGTVDGRPVAVFSQDFTVFGGALGEVYGQKIVKVMDFALKTGCPVIGINDSGGARIQEGVASLGAYGEIFRRNTHASGVIPQISLVVGPCAGGAVYSPAITDFTVMVDQTSHMFITGPDVIKTVTGEDVGFEELGGARTHNSVSGVAHHMAGDEKDAVEYVKQLLSYLPSNNLSEAPVFAEEADLSVTDEDLELDTIVPDSANQPYDMHTVIEHVLDDAEFFETQALFAPNILTGFGRVEGHPVGIVANQPMQFAGCLDITASEKAARFVRTCDAFNVPVITFVDVPGFLPGVDQEHDGIIRRGAKLIYAYAEATVPLITVITRKAFGGAYDVMGSKHLGADLNLAWPTAQIAVMGAQGAVNILHRRTIAEAQAAGEDLEAVRARLIREYEDTLLNPYIAAERGYVDSVIMPSDTRRHIVRGLRQLRTKRESLPPKKHGNIPL, encoded by the coding sequence ATGTCCGAGCCGGAAGAGCGCCACGAGATCCCAGGGATCGACATCCACACCACCGCGGGCAAGCTCGCGGATCTCCAGCGGCGCATCCAGGAAGCGACGCACGCCGGTTCGGAACGCGCCGTCGAGAAGCAGCACGCCAAGGGCAAGTTGACGGCCCGTGAGCGGATCGAGCTGCTGCTCGACGAGGGTTCCTTCGTCGAGTTGGACGAGTTCGCCCGGCATCGGTCCACCAACTTCGGCCTGGAGAACAACCGCCCGTACGGGGACGGCGTCGTCACCGGGTACGGCACCGTGGACGGCCGTCCGGTCGCCGTGTTCTCGCAGGACTTCACCGTCTTCGGCGGGGCTCTGGGCGAGGTCTACGGCCAGAAGATCGTCAAGGTCATGGACTTCGCGCTGAAGACCGGCTGCCCGGTCATCGGCATCAACGACTCCGGCGGCGCCCGCATCCAGGAGGGGGTGGCGTCGCTGGGCGCGTACGGCGAGATCTTCCGCCGCAACACCCACGCGTCCGGGGTGATCCCGCAGATCTCGCTGGTCGTCGGCCCGTGCGCGGGCGGGGCGGTCTACTCCCCCGCGATCACCGACTTCACGGTGATGGTCGACCAGACGTCGCACATGTTCATCACCGGCCCGGACGTCATCAAGACGGTCACCGGCGAGGACGTCGGCTTCGAGGAGCTGGGCGGCGCGCGCACCCACAACTCCGTCTCGGGCGTGGCGCACCACATGGCCGGCGACGAGAAGGACGCCGTCGAGTACGTCAAGCAGCTGCTGTCGTACCTGCCGTCCAACAACCTGTCCGAGGCGCCGGTGTTCGCGGAGGAGGCGGACCTGTCCGTCACCGACGAGGACCTCGAGCTGGACACGATCGTGCCGGACAGCGCGAACCAGCCGTACGACATGCACACGGTGATCGAGCACGTGCTGGACGACGCCGAGTTCTTCGAGACGCAGGCGCTGTTCGCGCCGAACATCCTCACCGGGTTCGGCCGGGTCGAGGGCCACCCGGTGGGCATCGTGGCCAACCAGCCGATGCAGTTCGCGGGCTGTCTGGACATCACGGCCTCCGAGAAGGCGGCCCGCTTCGTGCGCACCTGCGACGCGTTCAACGTCCCGGTCATCACGTTCGTGGACGTGCCCGGCTTCCTGCCCGGCGTCGACCAGGAGCACGACGGCATCATCCGCCGCGGCGCGAAGCTGATCTACGCGTACGCCGAGGCGACGGTTCCGCTGATCACCGTCATCACCCGCAAGGCCTTCGGCGGCGCGTACGACGTGATGGGCTCCAAGCACCTGGGCGCCGACCTCAACCTGGCCTGGCCGACCGCCCAGATCGCCGTGATGGGCGCCCAGGGCGCGGTCAACATCCTGCACCGCCGCACGATCGCGGAGGCGCAGGCGGCCGGCGAGGACCTGGAGGCGGTGCGCGCCCGGCTGATCCGGGAGTACGAGGACACCCTCCTCAACCCGTACATCGCGGCGGAGCGCGGCTACGTCGACTCGGTGATCATGCCGTCCGACACGCGTCGGCACATCGTGCGCGGACTGCGTCAGCTGCGCACCAAGCGGGAATCCCTGCCCCCGAAGAAGCACGGCAACATCCCCCTCTAA
- a CDS encoding phospho-sugar mutase: MHDDLLARAQAWLAEDPDPETRAELAELLEAGDVTELADRFAGTLQFGTAGLRGELGAGPMRMNRSVVIRAAAGLAAYLAKNGQAGGTVVVGYDARHKSADFARDTAAVMTGAGFRAAVLPRPLPTPVLAFAIRRLGAVAGVEVTASHNPPRDNGYKVYLGDGSQIVPPADAGIAAEIEAIVSLDDVPRPEAGWQTLDDGVLDAYLARTDAVLAQGSPRTARTVYTAMHGVGKDVLLAAFARAGFPEPVLVAEQAEPDPDFPTVAFPNPEEPGAMDLAFAAARAAAPDLIIANDPDADRCAVAVPYDGDWRMLRGDEVGSLLAAHLVRRGARGTFAESIVSSSLLGRIAEKAGLPYEETLTGFKWIARVDGLRYGYEEALGYCVDPEGVRDKDGVTAALLVTELASELKEQGRTLLDLLDDLAVEHGLHATDQLSVRVQDLSVIARAMDRLRAAPPASLAGLAVTAAEDLTRGTDRLPPTDGLRYTLDGARVVVRPSGTEPKLKCYLEVVVPVAAHADLPAARTRATALLTTLKQDLSAAAGI; the protein is encoded by the coding sequence GTGCACGACGATCTCCTCGCCCGCGCCCAGGCCTGGCTCGCGGAGGACCCCGACCCCGAGACCCGCGCCGAGCTGGCCGAGCTCCTCGAGGCCGGGGACGTCACCGAGCTCGCCGACCGCTTCGCCGGCACCCTGCAGTTCGGCACCGCCGGCCTGCGCGGCGAGCTGGGCGCCGGGCCGATGCGGATGAACCGGTCCGTGGTGATCCGCGCGGCGGCCGGTCTCGCCGCCTACCTCGCGAAGAACGGCCAGGCCGGCGGCACCGTCGTCGTCGGCTACGACGCCCGCCACAAGTCCGCCGACTTCGCCCGTGACACCGCGGCCGTGATGACCGGCGCGGGATTCCGGGCGGCCGTGCTCCCCCGCCCCCTGCCCACGCCCGTCCTCGCCTTCGCCATAAGGCGGCTCGGCGCGGTCGCCGGGGTCGAGGTCACCGCCAGCCACAACCCGCCCCGCGACAACGGCTACAAGGTGTACCTGGGCGACGGCTCGCAGATCGTGCCGCCCGCCGACGCGGGGATCGCGGCGGAGATCGAGGCGATCGTCTCGCTCGACGACGTCCCCCGTCCCGAGGCCGGCTGGCAGACGCTGGACGACGGCGTCCTCGACGCCTATCTGGCCCGCACGGACGCCGTCCTCGCCCAGGGCTCCCCGCGCACGGCCCGCACCGTCTACACGGCGATGCACGGCGTGGGCAAGGACGTCCTGCTCGCCGCGTTCGCCCGCGCGGGCTTCCCCGAGCCGGTCCTCGTCGCCGAGCAGGCCGAGCCCGACCCGGACTTCCCGACCGTCGCCTTCCCCAACCCGGAAGAGCCCGGTGCGATGGACCTCGCCTTCGCCGCCGCCCGCGCGGCAGCCCCCGACCTGATCATCGCCAACGACCCGGACGCCGACCGCTGCGCGGTGGCCGTCCCGTACGACGGCGACTGGCGCATGCTGCGCGGCGACGAGGTCGGCTCGCTGCTCGCCGCGCACCTCGTCCGGCGCGGCGCGCGCGGCACGTTCGCCGAGTCGATCGTCTCCTCCTCCCTCCTCGGCCGCATCGCCGAGAAGGCGGGCCTGCCCTACGAGGAGACCCTCACCGGCTTCAAGTGGATCGCCCGCGTGGACGGCCTGCGCTACGGCTACGAGGAGGCCCTCGGCTACTGCGTGGACCCCGAGGGCGTCCGGGACAAGGACGGCGTCACCGCCGCCCTGCTCGTCACGGAACTGGCCTCGGAGCTCAAGGAACAGGGCCGCACCCTCCTGGACCTGCTGGACGACCTCGCCGTGGAGCACGGTCTGCACGCCACCGACCAGCTCTCGGTCCGGGTGCAGGACCTGTCCGTCATCGCCCGCGCGATGGACCGGCTGCGCGCGGCGCCCCCGGCCTCCCTCGCCGGCCTCGCCGTGACCGCGGCCGAGGACCTCACGCGGGGCACGGACCGGCTGCCCCCCACCGACGGCCTGCGCTACACCCTCGACGGCGCCAGGGTCGTCGTCCGGCCCAGCGGCACCGAGCCGAAGCTGAAGTGCTACCTGGAGGTCGTCGTCCCGGTCGCCGCCCACGCCGACCTGCCGGCCGCCCGCACCAGGGCGACCGCACTCCTGACAACCCTCAAGCAGGACCTGTCGGCGGCAGCGGGGATCTGA
- a CDS encoding PH domain-containing protein, with protein sequence MLKDRVYRSSGSVATGAALLGLAAWLGTDAIVAGEGRTPWLALATLILVVPLIIAFTLRPAVYAGPDRLRVRNPFRLIVLPWGQVAVLRSGYSNEAIAVSGKKFQLWSIPVSLRARKRAARGKSGRLGGTGASAADGPLRARGDRDVDELRELWEARQREESAQGEVSVRWAWEILGPVAAGAVVLGILLAVG encoded by the coding sequence GTGTTGAAGGACCGGGTCTACCGGTCGTCCGGGAGTGTCGCCACCGGTGCGGCGCTGCTCGGGCTGGCAGCCTGGCTCGGCACCGACGCGATCGTCGCGGGTGAGGGGCGCACGCCTTGGCTGGCGCTCGCGACGCTGATCCTCGTCGTGCCGCTGATCATCGCGTTCACACTGCGCCCCGCCGTGTACGCGGGACCGGACCGGCTGCGGGTGCGCAACCCGTTCCGGTTGATCGTGCTGCCCTGGGGGCAGGTCGCCGTGCTGCGGTCCGGCTACTCCAACGAGGCGATCGCCGTGTCGGGGAAGAAGTTCCAGCTGTGGTCCATTCCCGTCTCGCTGCGGGCGCGCAAGCGGGCGGCCCGGGGGAAGAGCGGCCGCCTGGGCGGGACCGGCGCGAGTGCCGCGGACGGTCCGCTGCGCGCCCGCGGCGACCGGGACGTGGACGAGCTGCGCGAGCTGTGGGAGGCGCGGCAGCGGGAGGAGAGCGCGCAGGGCGAGGTGTCCGTGCGGTGGGCCTGGGAGATCCTGGGCCCGGTCGCGGCGGGGGCCGTGGTGCTGGGGATCCTGCTGGCCGTGGGCTGA
- a CDS encoding DeoR/GlpR family DNA-binding transcription regulator: protein MFAAERRQLILEMVRANGAVSLRELARVVQTSEVTVRRDVRALEAEGLLDRRHGGAVLPGGFTRESGFPQKSHLATAEKTAIADLAANFVEEGEAIVVGAGTTTQELARRLARVPGLTVVTNSLLVAQALAHANRVEVVMTGGTLRGSNYALVGSGAEQSLQGLRVSRAFLSGSGLTAERGLSTSNMLSASVDRALVQAAAEVVVLADHTKLGTDTMFQTVPTDLVTRLVTDEPPAHDDRAATELQALADQGVQIAVAGASGSPGGDAVPARHQQQRRDVPLPAPRRGQVPGAASGLRAGSALGEQAPGAERARVADLRRR from the coding sequence GTGTTCGCTGCAGAACGTCGTCAATTGATCCTCGAAATGGTGCGAGCGAACGGGGCCGTGTCGCTCCGTGAACTCGCCCGCGTCGTCCAGACCTCCGAAGTGACCGTGCGGCGGGACGTGCGCGCACTGGAGGCAGAAGGACTCCTCGACCGCCGGCACGGCGGTGCGGTATTGCCGGGCGGGTTCACGCGGGAGTCCGGCTTTCCGCAGAAATCCCATCTCGCGACCGCCGAAAAAACCGCCATCGCGGACCTCGCCGCCAACTTCGTCGAAGAGGGCGAGGCCATCGTGGTCGGGGCGGGCACCACGACACAGGAGCTGGCCCGCCGGCTCGCCCGGGTGCCCGGCCTGACCGTGGTCACCAACTCCCTTCTGGTGGCCCAGGCGCTGGCCCACGCCAACCGGGTCGAGGTGGTGATGACGGGCGGCACCCTGCGCGGCTCCAACTACGCCCTCGTGGGCAGTGGGGCCGAACAGTCCCTCCAGGGACTCAGGGTCTCCCGCGCCTTCCTCTCCGGGAGCGGGCTGACCGCCGAGCGCGGGCTGTCCACGTCCAACATGCTGTCGGCGTCGGTCGACCGGGCGCTCGTCCAGGCGGCCGCCGAGGTCGTCGTCCTCGCCGACCACACCAAGCTCGGCACGGACACCATGTTCCAGACCGTGCCCACGGACCTCGTCACCCGCCTGGTGACGGACGAGCCGCCCGCGCACGACGACCGTGCCGCCACCGAACTGCAGGCCCTGGCGGACCAGGGGGTGCAGATCGCCGTGGCCGGGGCGTCGGGAAGCCCGGGGGGTGATGCGGTCCCGGCGCGCCATCAGCAACAGCGCCGGGACGTACCGCTGCCGGCGCCGCGGCGGGGCCAGGTCCCCGGGGCCGCGTCGGGGCTGCGTGCGGGATCGGCTCTGGGCGAGCAGGCTCCGGGTGCGGAGCGGGCGCGGGTTGCGGACCTGCGTCGACGGTGA
- a CDS encoding gamma-glutamylcyclotransferase, with the protein MSLYAAYAGNLDARLMSRRTPHSPLRATGWLNGWRLTFGGEQLGWEGALATVVEEPGAQVFVALYDIAPMDEESLDRWEGVGLGIYRRARVRVQTLQGEESAWMYVLNGYEGGLPSARYLGEVADAAESAGAPHDYVMELRKRPC; encoded by the coding sequence ATGTCGCTCTACGCCGCGTACGCCGGCAACCTCGACGCGCGGCTGATGTCCCGCCGCACCCCGCACTCGCCGCTGCGCGCCACGGGCTGGCTGAACGGCTGGCGGCTGACGTTCGGCGGCGAGCAGCTCGGCTGGGAGGGCGCGCTGGCGACGGTCGTGGAGGAGCCCGGCGCGCAGGTCTTCGTCGCGCTGTACGACATCGCCCCCATGGACGAGGAGTCACTGGACCGCTGGGAGGGCGTGGGTCTGGGCATCTACCGGCGCGCCCGGGTGCGGGTGCAGACGCTCCAGGGCGAGGAGTCGGCCTGGATGTACGTGCTGAACGGCTACGAGGGCGGTCTGCCGTCGGCACGGTACCTGGGCGAGGTCGCGGACGCGGCGGAGTCGGCGGGCGCGCCCCACGATTACGTGATGGAGCTGCGCAAGCGGCCCTGCTGA
- a CDS encoding NAD(P)H-quinone dehydrogenase produces the protein MEYVTRIVIIGGGPGGYEAALVAAQLGAEVTVVDCDGLGGASVLTDCVPSKTLIATAEVMTTFDSSYEELGIIVADDTPPLEQAARVVGVDLGKVNRRVKRLALAQSHDITASVTRAGARVLRGRGRLEGMQALDGSRKVVVAAADGTEETLTADAVLLATGAHPRELPDAQPDGERILNWTQVYDLAELPEELIVVGSGVTGAEFAGAYQALGSKVTLVSSRDRVLPGEDPDAAAVLEDVFRRRGMNVMARSRAESAKRVGDRVEVTLSDGRVITGSHCLMAVGAIPNSEGMGLEEAGVRVRESGHIWTDKVSRTTAPGVYAAGDVTGIFALASVAAMQGRIAMYHFLGDAVAPLNLKTVSSNVFTDPEIATVGYSQADVDGGKIDARVVKLPLLRNPRAKMQGIRDGFVKIFCRPGTGIVVGGVVVAPRASELIHPISIAVDNNLTVEQIANAFTVYPSLSGSIAEVARQLHTRKTEGEG, from the coding sequence ATGGAGTACGTGACTCGGATCGTGATCATCGGTGGCGGACCCGGCGGCTATGAAGCGGCCCTGGTGGCCGCGCAGCTCGGCGCGGAGGTGACCGTCGTCGACTGCGACGGTCTGGGCGGAGCGTCGGTGCTGACCGACTGCGTGCCGTCGAAGACCCTTATCGCTACGGCCGAGGTCATGACGACCTTCGACTCGTCGTACGAGGAACTCGGCATCATCGTCGCCGACGACACCCCGCCGCTGGAGCAGGCGGCCCGGGTCGTCGGGGTCGACCTCGGCAAGGTGAACCGGCGTGTGAAGCGCCTCGCGCTCGCCCAGTCGCACGACATCACCGCCTCCGTCACCCGGGCCGGCGCGCGCGTGCTGCGCGGCCGCGGCCGGCTGGAGGGCATGCAGGCCCTCGACGGCTCCCGCAAGGTCGTCGTCGCCGCTGCGGACGGCACCGAGGAGACCCTCACCGCCGACGCCGTGCTGCTCGCCACCGGCGCCCACCCGCGCGAGCTGCCGGACGCGCAGCCCGACGGCGAGCGCATCCTGAACTGGACCCAGGTCTACGACCTCGCCGAGCTCCCCGAGGAACTCATCGTGGTCGGTTCCGGTGTCACCGGCGCGGAGTTCGCCGGCGCCTACCAGGCCCTCGGGTCCAAGGTCACCCTGGTCTCCTCCCGCGACCGCGTGCTGCCCGGCGAGGACCCGGACGCGGCCGCCGTCCTCGAGGACGTCTTCCGCCGTCGCGGCATGAACGTCATGGCCCGCTCGCGCGCCGAGTCCGCCAAGCGGGTCGGCGACCGGGTCGAGGTCACCCTGTCCGACGGCCGGGTCATCACCGGCTCGCACTGCCTCATGGCGGTCGGCGCGATCCCCAACAGCGAGGGGATGGGGCTCGAGGAGGCGGGCGTCAGGGTCCGTGAGTCCGGGCACATCTGGACCGACAAGGTCAGCCGTACCACCGCCCCGGGCGTCTACGCGGCCGGTGACGTGACCGGGATCTTCGCCCTCGCCTCCGTCGCCGCCATGCAGGGCCGGATCGCCATGTACCACTTCCTCGGCGACGCGGTGGCCCCGCTCAACCTCAAGACCGTCTCCTCGAACGTCTTCACCGACCCCGAGATCGCCACCGTCGGGTACAGCCAGGCCGACGTGGACGGCGGGAAGATCGACGCCCGGGTCGTCAAACTGCCGCTGCTGCGCAACCCGCGCGCCAAGATGCAGGGCATCCGGGACGGGTTCGTCAAGATCTTCTGCCGCCCCGGCACCGGGATCGTCGTCGGCGGCGTGGTCGTCGCCCCGCGCGCCTCGGAACTGATCCACCCCATCTCGATCGCCGTCGACAACAACCTGACGGTCGAACAGATCGCGAACGCGTTCACCGTGTATCCGTCCCTTTCGGGGTCGATCGCGGAGGTGGCGCGGCAGTTGCACACCCGTAAGACGGAGGGCGAGGGCTGA
- a CDS encoding acyl-CoA carboxylase epsilon subunit, translated as MTIKVVRGNPTPEELAAALAVVRARAAAVAATPPSGAQPPRDAWSDPARIAARRLPQAGAASWSRTYWPS; from the coding sequence GTGACGATCAAGGTCGTACGGGGCAACCCGACCCCGGAGGAGCTCGCCGCCGCCCTGGCGGTGGTCCGGGCCCGCGCCGCGGCGGTGGCGGCGACGCCGCCGTCCGGCGCGCAGCCCCCGAGGGACGCGTGGTCCGACCCCGCCCGCATCGCGGCCCGCCGACTGCCGCAGGCGGGGGCGGCCTCCTGGTCCCGCACCTACTGGCCGAGCTGA
- a CDS encoding nucleoside triphosphate pyrophosphatase, whose product MTAARRLVLASQSPARLNLLRQAGLTPEVIVSGVDEDAVTAPTPADLALALAEAKASVVAAKPAVKGALVIGCDSVLDLDGEALGKPADAEEATARWKAMRGRAGTLQTGHCVYDTVSGRYASATASTVVRFGDPTDAEIAAYVASGEPLHVAGAFTLDGRSAPFIEGIDGDHGNVIGLSLPLLRRLLAQLGVGITELWAPPEA is encoded by the coding sequence ATGACCGCTGCGCGCCGCCTCGTCCTCGCCTCCCAGTCCCCCGCCCGGCTGAACCTGCTGCGACAGGCCGGCCTCACCCCCGAGGTGATCGTGAGCGGGGTGGACGAGGACGCCGTCACCGCCCCCACCCCCGCCGACCTGGCGCTCGCCCTCGCCGAGGCGAAGGCCTCCGTCGTCGCCGCGAAGCCCGCCGTCAAGGGCGCCCTGGTGATCGGCTGCGACTCGGTGCTCGACCTGGACGGCGAGGCGCTGGGCAAGCCGGCGGACGCCGAGGAGGCCACCGCGCGCTGGAAGGCGATGCGCGGCCGGGCCGGCACCCTGCAGACCGGCCACTGCGTCTACGACACCGTCAGCGGGCGCTACGCCTCCGCGACCGCGTCCACCGTGGTCCGCTTCGGCGACCCGACGGACGCGGAGATCGCGGCGTACGTCGCCTCGGGCGAGCCGCTCCACGTCGCCGGGGCGTTCACCCTCGACGGCCGGTCGGCGCCGTTCATCGAGGGCATCGACGGTGACCACGGCAACGTGATCGGCCTCAGTCTGCCCCTGCTGCGCCGGCTGCTGGCGCAGCTGGGCGTCGGCATCACGGAGTTGTGGGCGCCGCCGGAGGCGTGA
- a CDS encoding acetyl/propionyl/methylcrotonyl-CoA carboxylase subunit alpha — translation MRKVLIANRGEIAVRVARACRDAGIASVAVYADPDRDASHVRAADEAFALGGDTPGTSYLDIDKVLNAARESGADAVHPGYGFLSENADFAQAVLDAGLIWIGPPPQAIRDLGDKVAARHIAQRAGAPLVAGTPDPVSGADEVVAFAEEHGLPIAIKAAFGGGGRGLKVARTLEEVPELYESAVREAVAAFGRGECFVERYLDKPRHVETQCLADSHGNVVVVSTRDCSLQRRHQKLVEEAPAPFLSEAQTAELYASSKAILKEAGYVGAGTVEFLVGVDGTVSFLEVNTRLQVEHPVTEEVAGIDLVREMFRIADGEELGYGDPELRGHSFEFRINGEDPGRNFLPAPGTVTLFAPPSGPGVRLDAGVESGSVIGPAWDSLLAKLIVTGATREQALQRAARALAEFQVEGMATAIPFHRAVVADPAFAPELTGSDAPFTVHTRWIETEFVNEIPAFSAPADTEAEDETDRETIVVEVGGKRLEVSLPSSLGMSLARTGLAAGAKPKRRAAKKSGPVASGDTLASPMQGTIVKVAVEEGQEVKEGDLVVVLEAMKMEQPLNAHRSGTVKGLSAEVGASITSGAAICEIKD, via the coding sequence GTGCGCAAGGTGCTCATCGCCAACCGTGGCGAAATCGCTGTCCGCGTGGCCCGGGCATGCCGGGATGCCGGTATCGCGAGCGTGGCCGTCTACGCCGACCCGGACCGGGACGCATCGCATGTCCGCGCCGCGGATGAGGCGTTCGCCCTGGGCGGTGACACTCCCGGGACCAGCTATCTCGACATCGACAAGGTGCTGAACGCGGCGCGGGAGTCGGGCGCGGACGCCGTCCACCCGGGCTACGGCTTCCTCTCGGAGAACGCCGACTTCGCCCAGGCCGTCCTGGACGCGGGCCTGATCTGGATCGGCCCGCCGCCGCAGGCCATCCGCGACCTCGGCGACAAGGTCGCCGCCCGGCACATCGCCCAGCGCGCCGGCGCGCCCCTCGTGGCCGGCACGCCCGACCCGGTCTCGGGCGCCGACGAGGTCGTCGCGTTCGCCGAGGAGCACGGCCTGCCGATCGCGATCAAGGCCGCGTTCGGCGGCGGCGGCCGCGGTCTCAAGGTCGCCCGGACGCTGGAAGAGGTGCCCGAGCTGTACGAGTCGGCGGTCCGCGAGGCGGTCGCCGCGTTCGGCCGGGGCGAGTGCTTCGTGGAGCGCTACCTGGACAAGCCGCGGCACGTGGAGACGCAGTGTCTCGCCGACAGCCACGGCAACGTGGTCGTCGTCTCGACCCGTGACTGCTCCCTGCAGCGCCGCCACCAGAAGCTGGTCGAGGAGGCCCCGGCGCCGTTCCTCTCCGAGGCGCAGACCGCCGAGTTGTACGCCTCCTCCAAGGCCATCCTGAAGGAGGCCGGCTACGTCGGCGCCGGCACCGTGGAGTTCCTGGTCGGCGTCGACGGCACGGTCTCCTTCCTGGAGGTCAACACCCGGCTCCAGGTCGAGCACCCGGTCACCGAGGAGGTCGCCGGCATCGACCTCGTCCGCGAGATGTTCCGCATCGCCGACGGCGAGGAGCTCGGCTACGGCGACCCGGAACTGCGCGGCCATTCCTTCGAGTTCCGCATCAACGGCGAGGACCCGGGCCGCAACTTCCTGCCGGCCCCCGGCACGGTCACCCTCTTCGCCCCGCCGTCCGGCCCGGGCGTCCGCCTGGACGCCGGCGTCGAGTCCGGCAGCGTCATCGGCCCGGCCTGGGACTCCCTCCTCGCCAAGCTGATCGTCACCGGCGCGACCCGTGAGCAGGCGCTGCAGCGGGCGGCCCGCGCTCTGGCCGAGTTCCAGGTCGAGGGCATGGCCACGGCGATCCCGTTCCACCGCGCGGTGGTCGCGGACCCGGCGTTCGCGCCCGAACTCACCGGCTCCGACGCCCCGTTCACGGTCCACACCCGCTGGATCGAGACCGAGTTCGTCAACGAGATCCCTGCCTTCTCGGCCCCGGCGGACACCGAGGCCGAGGACGAGACGGACCGCGAGACGATCGTCGTCGAGGTCGGCGGCAAGCGGCTGGAGGTCTCCCTCCCGTCCTCGCTCGGCATGTCGCTGGCCCGCACGGGCCTCGCCGCGGGGGCGAAGCCGAAGCGCCGTGCGGCCAAGAAGTCCGGCCCGGTGGCCTCCGGCGACACCCTCGCCTCCCCGATGCAGGGCACGATCGTCAAGGTCGCGGTCGAGGAGGGCCAGGAGGTCAAGGAGGGCGACCTGGTCGTCGTCCTCGAGGCCATGAAGATGGAGCAGCCCCTGAACGCCCACCGCTCCGGCACCGTCAAGGGCCTGAGCGCGGAGGTCGGCGCGTCCATCACGTCGGGCGCGGCGATCTGCGAGATCAAGGACTGA
- the mmpB gene encoding morphogenic membrane protein MmpB codes for MLWSDPENEPPEELRDMQETLRRLGLFLALAMVLAMIVLGVR; via the coding sequence ATGCTGTGGTCCGACCCCGAGAACGAGCCGCCCGAGGAACTGCGCGACATGCAGGAGACCCTGCGCAGACTCGGCCTCTTCCTCGCCCTGGCCATGGTGCTGGCGATGATCGTGCTCGGCGTCAGATGA
- a CDS encoding type II toxin-antitoxin system RelE family toxin → MGPSTYDVYYTVQAAEARDRLDDQQRAAFDKGIALLARDPFLSVSRPIGSTGDDRTIRLTQNILVEYTVSRGRLLIFIVEVFNDKDILITDA, encoded by the coding sequence ATGGGTCCCAGCACGTATGACGTCTACTACACGGTGCAGGCCGCCGAGGCCCGCGACCGGCTCGACGATCAGCAGCGCGCCGCGTTCGACAAGGGCATCGCCCTGCTGGCGCGCGACCCGTTCCTCTCGGTGTCGAGGCCCATAGGGTCCACCGGGGACGACCGCACGATCCGCCTGACCCAGAACATCCTCGTCGAGTACACGGTCAGCCGCGGCCGCCTGCTGATCTTCATCGTCGAAGTCTTCAACGACAAGGACATCCTGATCACGGACGCCTGA
- a CDS encoding purine-nucleoside phosphorylase, with product MNASLLPDDIQGDPHAAADAAAARLRELTGAETHDVALVMGSGWAPAVDALGAADAEFQVTDLPGFPPPAVEGHGGKVRSYRIGEKRALVFLGRTHYYEGRGVAAVAHGVRTAVASGCKTIVLTNGCGGLREGMRPGQPVLISDHLNLTATSPIIGANFVDLTDLYSPRLRALCKEIDASLEEGVYAQFPGPHYETPAEIRMARTIGADLVGMSTVLEAIAAREAGAEVLGISLVTNLAAGMTGEPLNHEEVLQAGRDSATRMGSLLARVLDRL from the coding sequence GTGAACGCATCTCTTCTCCCGGACGACATCCAGGGCGACCCGCACGCCGCCGCCGACGCCGCCGCCGCGCGCCTGCGCGAACTGACCGGCGCCGAGACCCACGACGTCGCCCTCGTGATGGGCTCCGGCTGGGCGCCCGCCGTGGACGCCCTGGGCGCCGCCGACGCCGAGTTCCAGGTCACCGACCTTCCCGGATTCCCGCCGCCCGCGGTGGAGGGCCACGGCGGCAAGGTCCGCTCGTACCGGATCGGCGAGAAGCGGGCGCTGGTGTTCCTCGGCCGCACCCACTACTACGAGGGCCGTGGCGTCGCCGCCGTCGCCCACGGCGTGCGCACCGCGGTGGCGTCCGGCTGCAAGACGATCGTGCTGACCAACGGCTGCGGCGGTCTGCGCGAGGGCATGCGGCCCGGTCAGCCGGTGCTGATCAGCGACCACCTCAACCTGACGGCGACCTCGCCGATCATCGGCGCGAACTTCGTCGACCTGACGGATCTCTACTCGCCGCGGCTGCGCGCCCTGTGCAAGGAGATCGACGCCAGCCTGGAGGAGGGCGTCTATGCCCAGTTCCCGGGCCCGCACTACGAGACGCCGGCCGAGATCCGCATGGCGCGGACCATCGGCGCCGACCTGGTGGGCATGTCCACCGTGCTGGAGGCCATCGCGGCGCGTGAGGCGGGCGCCGAGGTGCTCGGCATCTCCCTGGTGACCAACCTGGCCGCCGGTATGACGGGCGAGCCGTTGAACCACGAGGAGGTCCTCCAGGCGGGCCGGGACAGCGCGACGCGCATGGGGTCGTTGCTGGCCCGGGTGCTCGACCGGCTCTGA